The genomic DNA GTGAGTTCGATTTCACGTCCGACGCTGTAGGACCCTGATGATGAGGCGCGAACCATCCAGATGCCAACAGCGAGGACCAGGCCCACTGCGACAATGAAGCCAATGAAGCCCACCGGAAGGCCGTCCCGCTTATCGTGAACAGGATCGGGTGCCTCATTGCCTCCGATCCAGCGTTCGACCGTCTCATGATAGCGGGCCAGCGCAATCAGGAAGGGAGTTGGCGGCGTGTCGGCGGCCTCATCATCGGTGCCGAGCGGGGCTCCGCTGGGATCGAACATGGGGTTCTTGTCACCGGTTCGACCACTATCGATGTCGCCCTGGAGCATCGCCACGGTCGGTCGGACGGCCAGCGGGGGCGGATCCATCCGCTTGATGGTGTGGGCTGGAGGGGTGTCAGAGCGATTCATCAAGCGCTCCTCCTGGATCATGGGCCAGTCGCGCTATAGGATACGGCATCCACTCAGCTTGTGATCGCACATGCTGTGCCCGTCTGCTCAGATGGCCATTCCTCACTGGGCTTCGCAAGACCGACGAGGGACGTCGTGGTGTGCCCTCAGAATTGGTCTTAAACACCTTCGTCCGATTGCCCTTCATGTCAACTGTGCGCAAGCCCTTTTGCGCAGCCAGGATGGAAACAGACACTCGCAAGCTGCCTTGTCCTGATGAATTTGCTACGATGCTCCCGTCGTCGCGACCGGGCCCGAATGGTTCCACGGACGCTTACCTCGCCCGTCATCGGTCCGATCACGAGACAACGGTGCCGGTCCTGCCGGCCGGCTATGTGGCAAGGGATTCTATCCCATGACTTACATCACCACCAAAGACGGCACCCGGATCTTCTACAAGGACTGGGGTCCCCGAGATGCTCAGCCGATCGTGTTCCACCATGGCTGGCCCTTGAGTGCCGATGACTGGGACAACCAGATGATGTTTTTCCTGGCGGAGGGATATCGCGTGATCGCCCACGACCGCCGAGGCCATGGGCGGTCGGACCAGACTGACGGCGGCAACGACATGGACACCTATGTCGCCGATGTCGCCGAGCTGGTCACGGCGCTCGACCTCAGGAACGCGATCCATATCGGCCACTCGACCGGTGGCGGCGAGGTCGCGCGTTACGTCGCGCGAGCGGAGCCGGGGCGCGTGGCCAAGGCCGTGTTGGTCGATGCGGTCCCTCCGGTCATGGTGAAGAAAGATTCGAATCCGGGCGGGACGCCGATCGAGGCGTTCGACGGATTCCGTGCCGCGCTGGCCGCGAACCGCGCCCAATTTTACCTCGATGTTCCGAGCGGCCCCTTCTTCGGCTTCAATCGGCCTGGCGCGAAGGTTTCGGAGGGCCTGATCCGCAACTGGTGGCGGCAGGCCATGATGGGCAGCGTCAAGGCCGGGTATGAATGCATCAAGGCCTTCTCCGAAACCGACTTCACGGAGGATTTGAAGGCGATCGACGTGCCGGTGCTGGTGATCCACAGCGAGGACGACCAGATCGTGCCTTATGGGGATGCCGGGCCACTGACGGTCAAGCTCCTGAAAAACGGCACACTCAAGACCTACAAGGACCTGCCGCATGGCCTGTGCCAGACCCATCCCGAGATCGTGAATCCGG from Microvirga sp. TS319 includes the following:
- a CDS encoding alpha/beta fold hydrolase; this translates as MTYITTKDGTRIFYKDWGPRDAQPIVFHHGWPLSADDWDNQMMFFLAEGYRVIAHDRRGHGRSDQTDGGNDMDTYVADVAELVTALDLRNAIHIGHSTGGGEVARYVARAEPGRVAKAVLVDAVPPVMVKKDSNPGGTPIEAFDGFRAALAANRAQFYLDVPSGPFFGFNRPGAKVSEGLIRNWWRQAMMGSVKAGYECIKAFSETDFTEDLKAIDVPVLVIHSEDDQIVPYGDAGPLTVKLLKNGTLKTYKDLPHGLCQTHPEIVNPEILAFIRGENAKGDRQAAAAAPSTV